The Kineococcus endophyticus genome includes a region encoding these proteins:
- a CDS encoding sensor histidine kinase — MRRVRTALAPWATGRTLVVLLAITLYAVGAPVSAAVHGVAAELALVAVLLQCGGLVTAMWRAELGAAAALLGVVLVAVGADPDRGPWPWTVPSLLTFALVLGVLGARRLFRTAVTAWLGSLLVTIVVAWVLNNSDADVVNLVVYTSNSALVLGAGCAIGARRRVREELARSRRDTELEQARRVVVEERNRIARELHDVVAHSMSVIGVQATTAQYRIPDLSPQARAEFDDIAAQSRTAMAEMRTLLGVLRNSADGAELAPRAGLEGLADLAEGARRAGSTVSLHVADTLQRRAVPSAVGVVVHRIVQEGLSNVVRHATGAVVLVDVAVHVGADGPVLVVEVRNGPVPEADGAAPVVPADSGGHGLVGVRERASLLGGSVEAGPTDDGGFSLRVTLPWEGGA; from the coding sequence GTGCGCCGGGTCCGCACCGCGCTCGCCCCGTGGGCCACGGGCCGCACCCTCGTCGTGCTCCTGGCCATCACCCTCTACGCCGTCGGCGCACCCGTCAGCGCGGCCGTGCACGGCGTCGCGGCCGAGCTCGCCCTCGTCGCGGTGCTGCTGCAGTGCGGCGGTCTCGTCACGGCGATGTGGCGTGCCGAACTCGGCGCCGCCGCCGCTCTGCTCGGTGTCGTCCTGGTCGCCGTCGGCGCCGACCCCGACCGCGGACCCTGGCCGTGGACGGTCCCGAGCCTGCTGACGTTCGCCCTCGTCCTCGGCGTGCTCGGGGCGCGGCGGCTGTTCCGCACGGCTGTCACGGCGTGGCTCGGCAGCCTGCTGGTGACGATCGTCGTGGCCTGGGTCCTCAACAACTCCGACGCCGACGTCGTGAACCTCGTCGTCTACACGTCGAACTCCGCCCTCGTCCTGGGCGCGGGGTGCGCGATCGGGGCCCGCCGCCGCGTCCGCGAGGAACTGGCCCGCTCGCGGCGCGACACCGAACTCGAGCAGGCGCGCCGCGTCGTCGTCGAGGAGCGCAACCGCATCGCCCGGGAACTGCACGACGTGGTGGCGCACAGCATGTCCGTCATCGGGGTGCAGGCCACCACGGCGCAGTACCGGATCCCGGACCTGTCCCCGCAGGCACGCGCCGAGTTCGACGACATCGCGGCGCAGTCGCGCACGGCGATGGCCGAGATGCGCACCCTCCTGGGGGTCCTGCGGAACTCCGCCGACGGGGCGGAACTCGCCCCCCGCGCCGGGTTGGAGGGACTGGCCGACCTCGCCGAGGGCGCCCGCCGGGCCGGGTCGACCGTGTCGCTGCACGTCGCGGACACGCTGCAGCGCAGGGCCGTCCCCAGTGCCGTCGGGGTCGTCGTGCACCGCATCGTGCAGGAGGGCCTGTCGAACGTCGTCCGGCACGCGACGGGGGCCGTCGTGCTGGTCGACGTGGCCGTCCACGTCGGGGCGGACGGGCCGGTCCTCGTGGTGGAGGTCCGCAACGGACCGGTGCCGGAGGCCGACGGGGCGGCCCCCGTCGTGCCCGCCGACTCGGGGGGTCACGGCCTCGTCGGCGTGCGGGAGCGCGCGTCCCTGCTCGGCGGCTCCGTCGAGGCGGGGCCGACGGACGACGGCGGGTTCTCGTTGCGCGTCACGCTGCCGTGGGAGGGTGGAGCGTGA
- a CDS encoding response regulator: protein MSLQDPAANPAERPVRAVVVDDQAMIRAGFSALLSAQDGIEVVGQAADGEEAVRVVTRERPDVVLMDVRMPVLDGLEATRRIVAAGLDPAPRVLVLTTFDVDDYVFSALQAGASGFLLKDATPEALVDAVRAVAAGDSLLSPVITRRLIEHFVTTRQRAAHAPAAVADLTPREREVLVCIARGLSNSEIAAELFIAEQTTKTHVSRILTKLGLRDRVQAVVLGYEIGLVSPGA, encoded by the coding sequence GTGAGCCTCCAGGACCCCGCTGCGAACCCCGCCGAGCGCCCCGTCCGCGCTGTCGTCGTGGACGACCAGGCGATGATCCGCGCGGGGTTCTCCGCGCTGCTGTCGGCCCAGGACGGCATCGAGGTCGTGGGGCAGGCCGCCGACGGCGAGGAGGCGGTGCGCGTCGTCACCCGCGAACGCCCCGACGTGGTCCTCATGGACGTGCGGATGCCCGTGCTCGACGGGCTGGAGGCCACCCGGCGGATCGTCGCCGCGGGCCTCGACCCGGCGCCGCGCGTCCTGGTCCTCACGACGTTCGACGTCGACGACTACGTGTTCTCGGCGCTGCAGGCCGGGGCCAGCGGGTTCCTCCTCAAGGACGCCACCCCGGAGGCCCTGGTCGACGCGGTCCGGGCCGTGGCGGCGGGGGACTCGCTGCTCTCACCCGTCATCACCCGCCGCCTCATCGAGCACTTCGTCACCACGCGGCAGCGGGCCGCGCACGCCCCGGCCGCGGTCGCCGACCTCACACCGCGCGAACGCGAGGTGCTCGTCTGCATCGCCCGGGGCCTGTCGAACTCCGAGATCGCCGCGGAACTGTTCATCGCCGAGCAGACGACCAAGACGCACGTCAGCCGCATCCTCACCAAGCTGGGGCTGCGCGACCGCGTCCAGGCCGTCGTGCTCGGCTACGAGATCGGTCTCGTCAGCCCCGGCGCGTGA
- a CDS encoding anthranilate synthase family protein has product MTPGQTPDQSIADLLSPGAGPFALLRRLDPRTGLPGPVELLRGPVEVVERLADVPLRPAAEQVGRDALALVPFRQLRERGFEVHDDGTPLQVLRVESAVDLALEDALRALPDDEVALRDVAPDLSDEDYADVVRRIIDAEIAEGSGANFVIRRDVDGVIDGFSARTALSLFRRLLVAEQGAYWTFVVHVPAGSDTEAGSSRTLVGASPEVHVRMARGEVVMNPISGTYRYPATGPDPDGLVQFLTDPKEVEELFMVVDEELKMMCSVGDLGGVVHGPYLREMANLAHTEFELRGQSTLDAREVLRQTMFAATVTGSPVQSACRVIRRFEPSGRAYYAGALALLGHDGEGAQTLDSPILIRTADVRAQGSTATVRVSVGATLVRGSTPEGEVAETHAKAAGVLRALGALPPLPPRTGTDGAPVRRVPLASDPRIATLLASRRDRLATFWLEPQAAPTGPVLGEALVVDAEDTFTAMLVHLLAAAGLRARVLRYDDPALDGALAAHDGLVLLGPGPGDPEDASDPRIARLQGLARDLSAAARSGGNPLLGVCLGHQLLSGTLGLPLRRKDAPHQGTQLEVDLFGNPVTVGFYNSFTARLDEADAARLTAEGVEVATGPADEVVAVRGEGFAGIQFHPESVLTLGGPAVLRGLVEPLLTRRG; this is encoded by the coding sequence ATGACACCCGGCCAGACCCCTGACCAGTCGATCGCCGACCTGCTGTCCCCCGGTGCGGGCCCCTTCGCCCTGCTGCGCCGCCTCGACCCCCGCACCGGTCTGCCCGGCCCGGTCGAACTGCTGCGCGGCCCCGTCGAGGTCGTCGAGCGCCTCGCCGACGTCCCGCTGCGCCCGGCCGCCGAGCAGGTCGGCCGCGACGCCCTGGCCCTCGTCCCGTTCCGGCAGCTGCGGGAACGGGGTTTCGAGGTCCACGACGACGGCACCCCGCTGCAGGTGCTGCGCGTCGAGTCCGCCGTGGACCTCGCGCTCGAGGACGCTTTGCGCGCCCTGCCCGACGACGAGGTCGCCCTGCGCGACGTCGCCCCGGACCTGTCGGACGAGGACTACGCCGACGTGGTGCGCCGCATCATCGACGCCGAGATCGCCGAGGGCAGCGGCGCGAACTTCGTCATCCGCCGCGACGTCGACGGCGTCATCGACGGGTTCTCCGCCCGCACCGCGCTCAGCCTGTTCCGCCGCCTGCTCGTCGCCGAGCAGGGCGCGTACTGGACGTTCGTCGTCCACGTCCCCGCAGGCTCCGACACCGAGGCGGGCTCCTCGCGCACCCTCGTCGGCGCCTCGCCCGAGGTGCACGTCCGGATGGCCCGGGGCGAGGTCGTCATGAACCCCATCTCCGGCACGTACCGCTACCCCGCCACCGGCCCGGACCCCGACGGTCTCGTGCAGTTCCTCACCGACCCCAAGGAGGTGGAGGAACTGTTCATGGTGGTCGACGAGGAACTCAAGATGATGTGCTCCGTCGGCGACCTCGGCGGCGTCGTCCACGGGCCGTACCTGCGGGAGATGGCGAACCTCGCGCACACCGAGTTCGAACTGCGCGGGCAGTCCACCCTCGACGCCCGGGAGGTGCTGCGGCAGACCATGTTCGCCGCCACCGTCACCGGTAGCCCGGTGCAGAGCGCGTGCCGCGTCATCCGCCGCTTCGAACCCTCCGGCCGCGCCTACTACGCCGGGGCGCTGGCCCTCCTGGGCCACGACGGCGAAGGTGCGCAGACCCTCGACTCCCCCATCCTCATCCGCACCGCCGACGTGCGCGCGCAGGGTTCCACCGCGACCGTCCGCGTCTCCGTCGGCGCCACCCTCGTGCGCGGTTCCACCCCCGAGGGCGAGGTCGCCGAGACCCACGCCAAGGCCGCGGGCGTCCTGCGCGCCCTCGGTGCGCTGCCCCCGCTCCCGCCCCGCACGGGCACCGACGGCGCCCCCGTGCGCCGGGTCCCGCTGGCCTCGGACCCGCGGATCGCCACGCTGCTGGCCTCGCGGCGCGACCGGCTCGCGACGTTCTGGCTCGAACCGCAGGCCGCGCCCACGGGCCCGGTCCTCGGCGAGGCGCTCGTCGTCGACGCCGAGGACACGTTCACCGCGATGCTCGTGCACCTGCTCGCCGCGGCCGGGCTGCGCGCCCGTGTCCTGCGCTACGACGACCCGGCCCTCGACGGCGCCCTGGCGGCCCACGACGGTCTCGTCCTGCTCGGTCCCGGACCCGGCGACCCCGAGGACGCCTCGGACCCGCGCATCGCCCGCCTGCAGGGGCTCGCCCGGGACCTCTCGGCCGCGGCGCGGTCCGGGGGGAACCCGCTGCTCGGCGTCTGCCTGGGTCACCAGCTGCTGTCCGGCACGCTGGGTCTTCCGCTGCGCCGCAAGGACGCCCCGCACCAGGGCACCCAGCTCGAGGTGGACCTGTTCGGGAACCCCGTGACCGTCGGGTTCTACAACTCGTTCACGGCGCGCCTCGACGAGGCCGACGCGGCCCGGCTGACGGCCGAGGGCGTCGAGGTCGCGACGGGCCCGGCCGACGAGGTCGTCGCCGTCCGCGGGGAGGGTTTCGCGGGGATCCAGTTCCACCCCGAGTCCGTGCTGACCCTCGGCGGGCCGGCGGTCCTGCGCGGCCTGGTGGAACCCCTGCTCACGCGCCGGGGCTGA
- a CDS encoding glucose-6-phosphate dehydrogenase, with protein sequence MSQSAEQPGQQSEATDRPTIFLVYGATGDLSRRLVSPAFFELARLGRLPQQWRLIGSGRGEKSHEEFRDFLREALEEFGPQPSDGPWDEFSANLLFAGGGFTADDPGQLLDVLGEARADLGDDVQLVHYLAIPPGAFLDTTKAFAAHGLVEGSRVVYEKPYGTSLETFEELDAEVQRVFDEEQVFRIDHFLAFEAQQDVIHARFANPWLAGIWNAEHVAQVQVDIAETLDVAQRASFYDATGAFLDMIVTHLFQMAATVAMEPPADLGPGALQAARDAALQDFRELDPAEVVLGQFEGYTDIDGVPDDSTTDTLAACRVWVDNDRWRGVPFLLRSGKKMAADEQRVTLVLKAPADGPYAGQDVAPSTISFSLLEGGAFDVAVTVRRPGVAGGLAQGTATLPLDSFEGTSPALPYVHLIEHVLTGDRSLFTGVEGLRAAWTCIERFSQDRPEVQPYAPGTWGPESVDELAAPGQWFLR encoded by the coding sequence GTGAGCCAGAGCGCAGAGCAGCCCGGACAGCAGTCCGAGGCGACCGACCGCCCGACCATCTTCCTGGTCTACGGGGCCACCGGGGACCTGTCCCGCCGGCTGGTCTCGCCGGCCTTCTTCGAACTGGCCCGGCTCGGCCGGCTGCCGCAGCAGTGGCGCCTCATCGGCAGCGGCCGCGGGGAGAAGTCGCACGAGGAGTTCCGCGACTTCCTGCGCGAGGCCCTCGAGGAGTTCGGCCCGCAGCCCTCCGACGGCCCCTGGGACGAGTTCTCCGCCAACCTCCTGTTCGCCGGCGGCGGGTTCACGGCCGACGACCCGGGGCAGCTGCTCGACGTGCTCGGCGAGGCCCGGGCCGACCTGGGCGACGACGTCCAGCTCGTGCACTACCTCGCCATCCCGCCGGGCGCGTTCCTCGACACGACGAAGGCGTTCGCGGCGCACGGTCTCGTCGAGGGGTCCCGTGTCGTCTACGAGAAGCCCTACGGCACGTCGCTGGAGACGTTCGAGGAACTCGACGCCGAGGTCCAGCGCGTGTTCGACGAGGAGCAGGTCTTCCGCATCGATCACTTCCTCGCGTTCGAGGCGCAGCAGGACGTCATCCACGCCCGCTTCGCGAACCCGTGGCTGGCGGGCATCTGGAACGCCGAGCACGTCGCCCAGGTCCAGGTCGACATCGCCGAGACCCTCGACGTCGCCCAGCGCGCCAGCTTCTACGACGCCACCGGCGCGTTCCTCGACATGATCGTCACGCACCTGTTCCAGATGGCCGCGACCGTCGCGATGGAACCGCCTGCCGACCTCGGCCCGGGGGCGCTGCAGGCCGCGCGAGACGCTGCGCTGCAGGACTTCCGCGAACTCGACCCCGCCGAGGTCGTCCTCGGGCAGTTCGAGGGGTACACCGACATCGACGGGGTCCCGGACGACTCCACCACCGACACCCTGGCCGCCTGCCGGGTCTGGGTCGACAACGACCGCTGGCGGGGCGTGCCGTTCCTGCTGCGCTCGGGCAAGAAGATGGCCGCCGACGAGCAGCGCGTCACGCTCGTCCTCAAGGCACCCGCCGACGGCCCGTACGCCGGTCAGGACGTGGCACCCTCCACGATCAGCTTCTCCCTCCTGGAGGGCGGCGCGTTCGACGTGGCCGTCACGGTCCGCCGTCCCGGCGTGGCGGGGGGCCTGGCGCAGGGCACCGCGACGCTGCCGCTGGACTCCTTCGAGGGCACGAGTCCCGCGCTGCCGTACGTGCACCTCATCGAGCACGTCCTGACGGGCGACCGGTCGCTGTTCACCGGCGTCGAGGGGTTGCGCGCCGCGTGGACCTGCATCGAGCGGTTCTCGCAGGACCGTCCGGAGGTCCAGCCCTACGCGCCCGGCACGTGGGGTCCCGAGAGCGTCGACGAGCTCGCGGCGCCGGGGCAGTGGTTCCTGCGCTGA
- a CDS encoding GNAT family N-acetyltransferase has translation MRVRPAVDGDAGELLTVQRAAFVAEAQRYGDPFLPPMREDLDAVRAVLTDPAVVVLVAATASGRLVGGVRVRLDGDVGHVGRLAVAPDRQREGIGTALLTALEEALPPSVHRLALFTGGRSTATVARYERAGYVRVQREPSVDDRGVPLAHLEKELRPPA, from the coding sequence GTGCGGGTCCGGCCCGCGGTGGACGGTGACGCGGGGGAACTGCTCACCGTCCAGCGGGCCGCGTTCGTCGCCGAGGCCCAGCGCTACGGCGACCCGTTCCTGCCGCCCATGCGCGAGGACCTCGACGCGGTGCGGGCCGTCCTGACCGACCCGGCCGTCGTCGTCCTCGTCGCCGCGACCGCGAGCGGGCGCCTCGTGGGCGGCGTCCGCGTCCGCCTCGACGGCGACGTCGGCCACGTGGGCCGGCTCGCCGTCGCGCCCGACCGGCAGCGCGAGGGGATCGGCACCGCGCTGCTGACCGCTCTGGAGGAGGCCCTGCCGCCGTCGGTCCACCGGCTCGCCCTGTTCACCGGTGGACGGTCGACGGCGACGGTCGCCCGCTACGAGCGGGCCGGGTACGTGCGGGTGCAGCGCGAGCCGTCGGTCGACGACCGGGGCGTGCCCCTGGCCCACCTGGAGAAGGAGCTCAGGCCGCCAGCGTGA
- a CDS encoding SemiSWEET family transporter — MPFASLVPLLGLLAAGLGVLTGVPQVLRLLKDPDATGLSYSSAVLGALASGTWLSYGVALLDPAQLLANVPGVVCAVVTVVLAGRRLHVPLRHAVAAVSAWVPVVAAAFVLGGPVVVGVLGTTVSLVKMLPQIVTVLRRAPLTGLAPSTFVLTQVSATLWTVYGLATGQGSVVVCSAVTVVLAGVVLSRRCPPLAVARALHAGRFGVPGQLLVRPFVLARRATLTLAA; from the coding sequence GTGCCTTTCGCGTCCCTCGTCCCCCTGCTCGGTCTGCTCGCCGCCGGTCTCGGCGTCCTCACCGGTGTCCCCCAGGTCCTGCGTCTGCTGAAGGACCCCGACGCGACCGGTCTGTCGTACTCCTCCGCGGTGCTGGGGGCCCTCGCGTCGGGCACCTGGCTCAGCTACGGCGTCGCCCTCCTCGACCCGGCGCAGCTCCTGGCGAACGTCCCCGGCGTCGTGTGCGCGGTCGTCACGGTCGTGCTCGCCGGTCGCCGCCTGCACGTGCCGCTGCGGCACGCGGTCGCCGCCGTCAGCGCCTGGGTCCCGGTGGTCGCCGCGGCGTTCGTGCTCGGTGGCCCGGTCGTCGTCGGGGTGCTGGGGACCACGGTCTCGCTCGTGAAGATGCTGCCGCAGATCGTCACCGTCTTGCGCCGCGCACCGCTGACCGGCCTGGCGCCGTCGACGTTCGTCCTGACCCAGGTGTCCGCGACGCTGTGGACGGTCTACGGCCTGGCGACCGGGCAGGGTTCGGTCGTGGTGTGCTCGGCCGTCACGGTCGTGCTCGCGGGGGTCGTGCTGTCCCGCCGCTGCCCGCCGCTGGCGGTGGCGCGCGCCCTGCACGCCGGTCGCTTCGGCGTGCCCGGCCAGCTGCTCGTGCGGCCGTTCGTGCTGGCCCGCCGCGCCACGCTCACGCTGGCGGCCTGA
- a CDS encoding mechanosensitive ion channel family protein — MNLAYGGSGPQDVDVHTRPTAGVPIPFSISTSVWLTIGVALVAAALAATVGELVALGVRRLGRKHEILATLAQRGRRPLAGFLGTIAAIASLSIYTQPADWREPTLTVLRLVAVAFGAGLAIVAANVVQDVLLLRYRIDVADNRRQRQRRTQVALVKRLVVALIIVVAVAAMLLTIPGARGIGTSVLASAGLLSVVAGLAAQTSLANVFAGLQIAFTDAVRVDDVVVIEDEYGNIEDITLTYVVVRLWDQRRLILPSTYFTTTPFVNWTRNSADIIGAVELSVDWTVPVEQVRSRAERFVRAHELFNGQTFSVAVTETSPQAVTLRVLVSADSGGDLFDLRCAVREDLVGFLQREHPDALPKVRLVSPGSDSLVHAPAHVPAQVAHRS; from the coding sequence ATGAACCTCGCCTACGGTGGGTCCGGTCCGCAGGACGTCGATGTCCACACTCGACCGACCGCAGGAGTTCCCATCCCGTTCTCGATCAGCACCTCCGTCTGGCTCACGATCGGCGTCGCCCTCGTGGCCGCCGCCCTGGCCGCGACCGTCGGCGAGCTCGTCGCCCTCGGCGTGCGCCGGCTGGGCCGCAAGCACGAGATCCTCGCCACGCTGGCCCAGCGCGGGCGCCGTCCGCTCGCCGGGTTCCTCGGCACGATCGCGGCCATCGCCTCGCTGAGCATCTACACCCAGCCCGCGGACTGGCGCGAACCCACGCTGACGGTCCTGCGGCTGGTCGCCGTCGCGTTCGGGGCGGGGCTCGCCATCGTCGCCGCGAACGTCGTGCAGGACGTGCTCCTGCTGCGCTACCGCATCGACGTCGCCGACAACCGGCGGCAGCGGCAGCGCCGCACGCAGGTGGCCCTCGTGAAGCGCCTCGTGGTCGCGCTCATCATCGTCGTGGCGGTCGCCGCCATGCTGCTGACGATCCCCGGCGCCCGCGGCATCGGGACGAGCGTCCTGGCCTCGGCGGGGTTGCTGTCCGTCGTCGCCGGTCTGGCCGCGCAGACGTCGCTCGCGAACGTGTTCGCCGGTCTGCAGATCGCCTTCACCGACGCCGTGCGCGTCGACGACGTCGTCGTCATCGAGGACGAGTACGGCAACATCGAGGACATCACGCTGACCTACGTCGTCGTGCGGTTGTGGGACCAGCGCCGGCTGATCCTGCCCTCGACGTACTTCACGACGACCCCGTTCGTGAACTGGACGCGGAACTCCGCCGACATCATCGGCGCCGTGGAACTGTCGGTGGACTGGACGGTCCCGGTCGAGCAGGTCCGTTCCCGCGCAGAGCGTTTCGTCCGCGCCCACGAGCTCTTCAACGGCCAGACGTTCTCCGTCGCCGTCACCGAGACGAGCCCGCAGGCCGTGACGCTGCGGGTCCTCGTCAGCGCCGACTCCGGTGGCGACCTGTTCGACCTGCGCTGCGCCGTGCGCGAGGACCTCGTGGGGTTCCTGCAGCGCGAGCACCCCGACGCGCTGCCCAAGGTGCGCCTGGTCTCCCCCGGGTCCGACTCCCTCGTCCACGCCCCCGCGCACGTCCCCGCCCAGGTCGCGCACCGGTCCTGA
- a CDS encoding CPBP family intramembrane glutamic endopeptidase: MNLAPAAWPRADVVTDARARRLLVWEVVAVFAVSLGMSGVRALVSFVGILTAPVAINAQTSTVLGSYAPDRPWLDLALQLVSIASGLAPVFLVGYLLARDGRSLRTLGFDGHRLGRNVLAGLGLAAVIGGCGLLLYLGARSAGLNTNVAASTLPDTWWAVPVSVMAAAENGILEEVLVAGYLLHRLSQLGFRWFPALLVSALLRGSYHLYQGVGGFVGNVAMGLVFGWVYQRWGRTTPLVVAHTAIDVVAFVGYAALVGKVSWLPG, translated from the coding sequence GTGAACCTCGCCCCCGCCGCGTGGCCGCGCGCGGACGTCGTCACCGACGCGCGCGCCCGCCGGTTGCTGGTCTGGGAGGTCGTCGCGGTCTTCGCGGTCTCCCTGGGGATGAGCGGGGTGCGGGCGCTCGTGAGCTTCGTCGGCATCCTCACCGCGCCGGTCGCGATCAACGCCCAGACCTCGACCGTCCTGGGCAGCTACGCCCCGGACCGGCCCTGGCTGGACCTGGCGCTGCAGCTGGTGTCCATCGCGTCGGGGCTTGCGCCGGTCTTCCTCGTCGGCTACCTGCTGGCCCGGGACGGACGATCGCTGCGGACCCTGGGCTTCGACGGCCACCGGCTCGGCCGCAACGTGCTCGCCGGTCTGGGCCTGGCAGCCGTCATCGGCGGCTGCGGGCTGCTGCTGTACCTGGGCGCGCGGTCGGCGGGGCTGAACACCAACGTGGCCGCCTCGACCCTGCCGGACACCTGGTGGGCCGTGCCCGTCTCGGTCATGGCGGCGGCCGAGAACGGGATCCTCGAGGAGGTGCTCGTCGCCGGGTACCTGCTGCACCGGTTGTCCCAGCTGGGCTTCCGCTGGTTCCCGGCGCTGCTGGTCAGCGCGCTGCTGCGCGGGTCCTACCACCTGTACCAGGGCGTCGGCGGCTTCGTGGGCAACGTCGCGATGGGTCTGGTCTTCGGCTGGGTCTACCAGCGGTGGGGCCGGACGACGCCGCTCGTCGTCGCGCACACGGCCATCGACGTCGTCGCCTTCGTCGGGTACGCAGCCCTCGTCGGGAAGGTGAGCTGGCTGCCCGGATGA
- the hisN gene encoding histidinol-phosphatase, with protein sequence MSQPPVSPTRPRYDDDLRLAHVIADQVDGLTTDRFKAQDLQVETKPDLTPVSDADRTAEELIRSQLKRTRPRDAVLGEEFGLVGHGARQWVVDPIDGTKNFVRGVPVWATLIALLDDGVPVVGVVSAPALGRRWWAATGSGAWTGRSLSSATRISVSSVSSLTDASLAYSSLSGWEDSGSLDRFLDLTRAVWRTRGYGDFWSYMLLAEGAVDIAAEPELALHDMAALVPIVTEAGGRFTSRAGVDGPHGGNAVASNGLLHAAALEHLGDR encoded by the coding sequence GTGTCGCAACCCCCCGTCTCCCCCACCCGGCCACGTTACGACGACGACCTGCGCCTGGCGCACGTCATCGCCGACCAGGTGGACGGCCTGACGACCGACCGGTTCAAGGCCCAGGACCTGCAGGTGGAGACGAAGCCCGACCTGACGCCCGTCAGCGACGCGGACCGCACGGCCGAGGAGCTCATCCGCTCCCAGCTCAAGCGCACCCGGCCGCGGGACGCCGTGCTCGGCGAGGAGTTCGGCCTCGTCGGCCACGGCGCCCGGCAGTGGGTGGTCGACCCCATCGACGGCACGAAGAACTTCGTCCGGGGGGTGCCCGTGTGGGCCACCCTCATCGCGCTGCTCGACGACGGCGTCCCCGTGGTCGGCGTGGTGTCGGCCCCGGCGCTGGGGCGCCGCTGGTGGGCGGCGACCGGTTCGGGCGCGTGGACGGGCCGCAGCCTGTCCTCGGCCACGCGCATCTCGGTGAGCTCGGTGTCCTCCCTCACCGACGCCTCGCTCGCCTACTCCTCGCTGTCCGGCTGGGAGGACAGCGGTTCGCTCGACCGCTTCCTGGACCTCACCCGCGCGGTGTGGCGCACCCGCGGCTACGGCGACTTCTGGTCGTACATGCTGCTGGCGGAGGGCGCCGTCGACATCGCCGCCGAACCGGAGCTGGCGCTGCACGACATGGCCGCGCTCGTGCCGATCGTCACCGAGGCCGGGGGGCGCTTCACGTCCCGCGCGGGGGTCGACGGACCGCACGGCGGGAACGCCGTCGCCTCCAACGGGCTGCTGCACGCGGCGGCCCTGGAGCACCTGGGCGACCGGTGA
- a CDS encoding vitamin K epoxide reductase family protein has product MAGTTDRVEELPEDHFEDGPLAGDEPSGHLSALPVSRRTRGLLLLLGGVLGFVAAFTLTVEKIRLLQDPGYVPSCSINPIISCGSVMETHQAALFGFPNPLIGIAAFAVSTFLGVLVLSRVALPRFVERGYLLGITLGMVFVGWLISQSLYSIHALCPYCMVVWAVVIPTFWTHVADALDRGLLPVPAGARGAARVVVDYRVLLIVLSYAAVLVMVGTKFWSYWSTLL; this is encoded by the coding sequence ATGGCCGGCACGACGGACCGGGTCGAGGAGCTGCCCGAGGACCACTTCGAGGACGGCCCGCTCGCGGGGGACGAACCCTCCGGACACCTGTCCGCCCTGCCCGTGTCCCGGCGCACCCGCGGTCTGCTGCTCCTGCTCGGCGGGGTCCTCGGCTTCGTCGCGGCGTTCACCCTGACGGTCGAGAAGATCAGGCTGCTGCAGGACCCCGGCTACGTCCCCAGCTGCAGCATCAACCCGATCATCTCCTGCGGCAGCGTCATGGAGACCCACCAGGCGGCGCTGTTCGGCTTCCCGAACCCGCTCATCGGGATCGCGGCCTTCGCGGTCTCGACGTTCCTCGGGGTCCTCGTCCTGTCGCGCGTGGCGTTGCCGCGCTTCGTCGAACGCGGCTACCTCCTCGGCATCACGCTGGGGATGGTCTTCGTCGGGTGGCTCATCAGCCAGAGCCTGTACTCGATCCACGCGCTGTGCCCGTACTGCATGGTCGTGTGGGCCGTCGTGATCCCCACCTTCTGGACGCACGTGGCCGACGCGCTGGACCGCGGGCTGCTGCCTGTCCCGGCCGGGGCGCGGGGGGCCGCCCGCGTCGTCGTCGACTACCGCGTCCTGCTCATCGTCCTCAGCTACGCGGCCGTCCTGGTCATGGTGGGCACGAAGTTCTGGAGCTACTGGAGCACGCTGCTCTGA